The window CCCTCGCGCGGCTTGCAGAACGTCGCGAAGTCGTGCAGCCCGAGCAGCCGCAGCGCACCGCGCTCCATCGCTGCCGGGTCGAGACTCGCCCCGTGCCAGACCGTGTGCCCGCGCCGACGTGGATCGCGCGGGGCGCCGGCGTCCGCGATCCGGTACTCGTACCGTCGCCAGAGCGGCGAGAACCGGGCGTCGAACCCGTCCGGCGTGAGCGAGGCCCGGGTGACGACGACGTCTCCCTCGGGTGCCGCGATGCCGTTCACGCGTTTGACGAGTCCGTCCAGCGGCGAGCGCCCCGAGCCGCGCTTGGCGCTGAGCGCGTCCCACTGCTCGGCGGACAGGTCGAGGTGGGCGACCTGTCCGGTGGCGTGCACGCCGGCGTCGGTGCGTCCGGCGACGGTGAGCAGCGGCGGCTCGCCCCACCGGGTGAAGACGGTGGCGAGGGCGGCTTCGAGTGCACCCTGCACGGTCCGCAGGCCGGGCTGCCGCGCCCACCCGGAGAACGCGGCCCCGTCGTACGCGATGTCCAGCCGCAGTCGCACCGTTTCGCTCACGTCCCCACGGTAGCCATGTCAGCGCCACGTCAGTGCCGCGTGAGCGCCCCGCGGCACCATCGTCCTCGACATCGACGAAAGGACATTCCGATGACCACGACACCGCTCGCGGTGGAGGCCTCCGGCCTCGTGAAGACCTTCGGGACGAACCGCGCAGTGGACGGCGTCGACCTCCGTGTGGAGGCCGGTACGGTCTACGGCGTGCTCGGTCCCAACGGCGCCGGCAAGACCACCACCATCTCCGTGCTCGCGACCCTGCTCAAGGCCGACGGCGGCGAGGCCCGGATCTTCGGGCACGACGTCCGGCGTGAGGCGCAGACGGTCCGCACCCTCATCGGGGTGACCGGTCAGTACGCCAGTGTCGACGAGACGCTCAGCGCGACCGAGAACCTGGTGGTCTTCGCGCGCCTGCTCGGGCTGTCCCGCGCCGACGCGAAGCGCAAGGCCGTGGAGCTGCTCGAGCGCTTCGGGTTGACCGAGGCCGCGTCGCGCCCGCTCAAGAACTTCTCCGGTGGCATGCGTCGCCGGCTGGACCTGGCCGCGAGCCTCATCGCCCAGCCCCCGCTGATCTTCCTCGACGAGCCGACAACGGGGCTCGACCCCCGGACGCGTGCGCAGATGTGGGACACCATCCGCGAGCTGGTGGCGACGGGTTCGACGGTGCTGCTGACGACGCAGTACCTGGACGAGGCGGACCAGCTCGCCGACCGCATCGCGGTGATCGACCACGGCAAGGTGGTCGCCGAGGGCACGAGCGACGAGCTGAAGGCCTCGATCGGCAGTTCGTCGCTGCAGCTCCGCCTGACCGATGCGCTCCGGCTCGACGCCGCGCGCTCGATCGTGCGGAACACCCTCGGTGTCGACGCGGTGGCCAGCCCCGAGGGGTCGCGCCTCACCGCACCGATGTCGGACCCGGACCGTGTGACCGACCTGCTCGTGTCGTTCCGCGAGGCCGGCATCACCCTCGCCGAGATGAGCGTGCAGAAGCCCACCCTCGACGAGGTCTTCCTGACCATCACCGGCGCACCGGTGACCACCGACGACGACGACAACGACAGCACCGACCGCGAACTCGCAGGGAGCATCGCATGACCACCATCACCACCACCACGGGCACCGCTGCGCCCCGGATCACCCCGCGCCCCGGCGTCGGTGCGACGGGCCTCGGCGCCACCGTCCGGCAGTCGCTCACGATGGCGTACCGCGGCCTGATCAAGGTCCGGCGCACCCCGGAGCAGCTGTTCGACGT of the Curtobacterium sp. TC1 genome contains:
- a CDS encoding ATP-binding cassette domain-containing protein is translated as MTTTPLAVEASGLVKTFGTNRAVDGVDLRVEAGTVYGVLGPNGAGKTTTISVLATLLKADGGEARIFGHDVRREAQTVRTLIGVTGQYASVDETLSATENLVVFARLLGLSRADAKRKAVELLERFGLTEAASRPLKNFSGGMRRRLDLAASLIAQPPLIFLDEPTTGLDPRTRAQMWDTIRELVATGSTVLLTTQYLDEADQLADRIAVIDHGKVVAEGTSDELKASIGSSSLQLRLTDALRLDAARSIVRNTLGVDAVASPEGSRLTAPMSDPDRVTDLLVSFREAGITLAEMSVQKPTLDEVFLTITGAPVTTDDDDNDSTDRELAGSIA
- the truA gene encoding tRNA pseudouridine(38-40) synthase TruA, encoding MSETVRLRLDIAYDGAAFSGWARQPGLRTVQGALEAALATVFTRWGEPPLLTVAGRTDAGVHATGQVAHLDLSAEQWDALSAKRGSGRSPLDGLVKRVNGIAAPEGDVVVTRASLTPDGFDARFSPLWRRYEYRIADAGAPRDPRRRGHTVWHGASLDPAAMERGALRLLGLHDFATFCKPREGATTIRTLQEFRWDREPDGVLVARLQADAFCHSMVRAMVGATIAVGEGRFGPERLEELRVAETRTSAFKTAPARGLTLTEVGYPADEELAGRAEQTRARRSADGTVEP